Proteins from one Thermobifida alba genomic window:
- a CDS encoding ammonium transporter, translating to MLDTGTTAWLLTSAALVMLMTPGLAFFYGGMSRAKSVLNMMLMSFASIAVVSVLWVLVGYSLTYGAGYGPLTHLIGGLGDFGSGGFVNAVDEEGGYPILVDVGFQMMFAIITVALISGAIADRAKFGAWLLFVPVWSLLVYFPVARWVWGGGWFDQLETWFGVGVVDFAGGTAVHINAGAAALALTFVLGRRKGFGSESMRPHNLPFVLLGAALLWFGWFGFNAGSAYGATETAGLALVNTQVCTAAATAAWMLVERVRYGRVTALGFASGAVAGLVAITPAAANLTPVWSVVLGLLAGAVCAYAISWKFKFRYDDALDVVGIHMVGGVIGSLALGLFASSVVGGGAPDGVFFGGSPMFLLVQFIAVAATTVYSFAVTWIIAKVIDLALGFRIPEHVETNGLDVELHSESAYAFDELDAAELSSPTPPGEEKPPARVQV from the coding sequence GTGTTAGACACCGGCACCACCGCGTGGCTGTTGACCAGCGCGGCACTCGTGATGCTCATGACCCCGGGCCTGGCCTTCTTCTACGGAGGCATGTCGCGGGCCAAGAGCGTCCTCAACATGATGCTGATGAGTTTCGCCAGCATCGCCGTCGTCAGTGTCCTGTGGGTACTGGTCGGCTACTCGCTCACCTACGGTGCGGGCTACGGCCCGCTCACCCACCTCATCGGCGGCCTCGGTGACTTCGGCTCCGGCGGCTTCGTCAACGCGGTCGACGAGGAGGGCGGCTACCCGATCCTGGTCGACGTCGGCTTCCAGATGATGTTCGCCATCATCACCGTCGCCCTGATCAGCGGGGCCATCGCCGACCGCGCCAAGTTCGGCGCCTGGCTCCTCTTCGTCCCGGTCTGGTCCCTGCTCGTGTACTTCCCCGTCGCCCGCTGGGTGTGGGGCGGCGGCTGGTTCGACCAGCTGGAGACCTGGTTCGGCGTCGGCGTCGTCGACTTCGCGGGCGGCACCGCGGTGCACATCAACGCCGGCGCCGCCGCGCTCGCCCTGACCTTCGTCCTGGGCCGCCGCAAGGGGTTCGGCTCCGAGTCCATGCGCCCGCACAACCTGCCGTTCGTCCTGCTGGGCGCGGCGCTGCTGTGGTTCGGCTGGTTCGGCTTCAACGCCGGCTCCGCCTACGGCGCCACCGAGACGGCCGGCCTGGCCCTGGTCAACACCCAGGTCTGCACCGCCGCCGCCACCGCCGCGTGGATGCTGGTCGAACGGGTCCGCTACGGCAGGGTGACCGCGCTCGGCTTCGCCTCCGGCGCCGTCGCCGGGCTGGTCGCGATCACCCCGGCCGCCGCCAACCTGACCCCGGTCTGGTCCGTCGTGCTGGGACTGCTCGCCGGCGCCGTCTGCGCCTACGCGATCAGCTGGAAGTTCAAGTTCAGGTACGACGACGCCCTCGACGTGGTGGGCATCCACATGGTCGGCGGCGTCATCGGCTCGCTGGCCCTGGGCCTGTTCGCCTCCTCGGTGGTGGGCGGGGGCGCGCCCGACGGGGTCTTCTTCGGCGGCAGCCCGATGTTCCTCCTGGTGCAGTTCATCGCGGTCGCGGCCACGACCGTCTACTCCTTCGCGGTCACCTGGATCATCGCCAAGGTCATCGACCTGGCCCTGGGCTTCCGCATCCCCGAGCACGTCGAGACGAACGGACTGGACGTCGAACTCCACTCCGAGTCCGCCTACGCCTTCGACGAGCTCGACGCCGCAGAGCTCTCCTCGCCGACGCCTCCGGGCGAGGAGAAGCCCCCGGCGCGGGTGCAGGTCTAG
- the ffh gene encoding signal recognition particle protein, with translation MFETLSDRLTTVFSSLRGKGRLSEEDINATAREIRLALLEADVALPVVREFIARIKERARGTEVSKALNPAQQVVKIVNEELIEVLGGETRTIRFAKNPPTVIMLAGLQGSGKTTLAGKLARWLADQRNTPLLVAADLQRPNAVTQLQVLGERAKVAVYAPEPGNGVGDPVEVARSSIDYARNNNHNVVIIDTAGRLGVDEEMMRQAADIRDAVSPDEILFVVDAMIGQDAVNTAQAFLDGVGYDAVALTKLDGDARGGAALSIRHITGRPIMFASSGEKLEDFDLFHPDRMASRILDMGDVLTLIEQAQRTFEEAEVEKMASTLASDEDFTLDDFLEQMTMIRRLGPIGKLLQMMPGMGQMREQIENIDERELDRTAAIIRSMTPAERANPKIINGSRRLRIANGSGTQVSEVSGLVTRFFEAQKMLRQLKQGGGLPGMPGMPGMPGVGGGRKKAAKAGKKGKKNRQRSGNPMKARQQEAERAAQRERKRTEQPADTGLPPGFGGGAPQLPPGFGGGKIPDLSNFKLPKNK, from the coding sequence GTGTTCGAGACGCTTTCCGACCGCCTGACCACGGTCTTCTCCTCGCTGCGCGGCAAAGGCCGTCTCTCCGAGGAGGACATCAACGCGACCGCGCGCGAGATCCGTCTCGCCCTGCTGGAGGCCGATGTCGCGCTGCCCGTCGTCCGCGAGTTCATCGCGCGGATCAAGGAGCGGGCGCGCGGTACGGAGGTCTCCAAGGCGCTGAACCCGGCCCAGCAGGTCGTCAAGATCGTCAACGAGGAGCTCATCGAGGTCCTGGGGGGCGAGACCCGCACGATCCGGTTCGCCAAGAACCCGCCGACGGTCATCATGCTGGCGGGTCTGCAGGGTTCGGGTAAGACGACCCTGGCGGGCAAGCTCGCCCGGTGGCTCGCCGACCAGCGCAACACTCCGCTGCTGGTCGCGGCCGACCTGCAGCGGCCCAACGCGGTCACCCAGCTCCAGGTCCTGGGGGAGCGGGCGAAGGTCGCGGTGTACGCGCCCGAGCCGGGCAACGGAGTCGGCGACCCGGTCGAGGTGGCGCGCTCCTCCATCGACTACGCACGGAACAACAACCACAACGTCGTCATCATCGACACCGCGGGCCGGCTGGGCGTCGACGAGGAGATGATGCGGCAGGCGGCCGACATCCGCGACGCGGTCTCCCCCGACGAGATCCTCTTCGTCGTCGACGCGATGATCGGTCAGGACGCGGTCAACACGGCGCAGGCGTTCCTGGACGGCGTCGGCTACGACGCGGTCGCGCTGACCAAGCTGGACGGCGACGCCCGGGGTGGCGCCGCACTGTCGATCCGGCACATCACCGGCCGGCCCATCATGTTCGCCTCCAGCGGCGAGAAGCTTGAGGACTTCGACCTCTTCCACCCCGACCGCATGGCCTCGCGCATTCTCGACATGGGTGACGTGCTCACCCTGATCGAGCAGGCGCAGCGCACCTTCGAGGAAGCCGAAGTCGAGAAGATGGCCAGCACGCTGGCCTCCGACGAGGACTTCACGCTCGACGACTTCCTTGAGCAGATGACGATGATCCGCAGGCTCGGGCCCATCGGGAAGCTGCTGCAGATGATGCCCGGCATGGGGCAGATGCGGGAGCAGATCGAGAACATCGACGAACGCGAGCTGGACCGCACCGCGGCCATCATCCGGTCGATGACCCCGGCCGAGCGGGCCAATCCCAAGATCATCAACGGGTCCCGCCGGCTGCGCATCGCCAACGGCTCGGGAACCCAGGTCAGCGAGGTCAGCGGACTGGTCACCCGGTTCTTCGAGGCGCAGAAGATGCTCCGCCAGCTGAAGCAGGGCGGCGGCCTCCCCGGGATGCCGGGAATGCCCGGCATGCCGGGTGTGGGCGGCGGTCGGAAGAAGGCGGCCAAGGCCGGGAAGAAGGGCAAGAAGAACCGGCAGCGCAGCGGCAACCCCATGAAGGCCCGCCAGCAGGAGGCCGAGCGCGCCGCACAGCGCGAGCGCAAGCGCACCGAGCAGCCCGCGGACACCGGGCTGCCCCCGGGCTTCGGCGGCGGGGCGCCGCAGCTGCCGCCCGGCTTCGGCGGCGGGAAGATCCCGGACCTGTCCAACTTCAAACTGCCCAAGAACAAGTGA
- the rpsP gene encoding 30S ribosomal protein S16 — translation MAVKIKLKRMGKIRTPQYRIIVADARTKRDGKAIEEIGKYHPKEEPSLIEVDSERVQYWLSVGAQPTGPVQHILKLTGDWQKYKGLPAPSKPLKVAEPKDKEAQEAAFQAVLKELVLPGSENKGGKSKKADEKPAENTAEKSEGEA, via the coding sequence GTGGCTGTCAAGATCAAGCTCAAGCGTATGGGGAAGATCCGTACGCCGCAGTACCGGATCATCGTGGCCGACGCGCGCACCAAGCGCGACGGAAAGGCGATCGAGGAGATCGGCAAGTACCACCCGAAGGAGGAGCCGAGCCTCATCGAGGTGGACTCCGAGCGGGTGCAGTACTGGTTGTCCGTGGGGGCCCAGCCCACCGGTCCGGTGCAGCACATCCTCAAGCTCACCGGCGACTGGCAGAAGTACAAGGGCCTGCCCGCCCCGAGCAAGCCGCTCAAGGTCGCCGAGCCCAAGGACAAGGAAGCCCAGGAGGCCGCCTTCCAGGCCGTGCTGAAGGAGCTCGTCCTGCCCGGCAGCGAGAACAAGGGCGGCAAGTCCAAGAAGGCCGACGAGAAGCCGGCCGAGAACACCGCGGAGAAGTCCGAGGGCGAGGCCTGA